A DNA window from Streptomyces parvus contains the following coding sequences:
- a CDS encoding lytic transglycosylase domain-containing protein translates to MSFNRTVRRRLGTTATAIAAMTALTASQAPGFALPETRKEKAAASDDVRWTEVPGDDIYHTELPPLRSPKPPALLKPGKRPDPLVARAWSEAGIPATVLAAYRKAESAVGRSDPGCGLPWQLLAAIGKVESGQASGGRVDARGTTLTPILGPALDGNGFALIRDTDGGAYDGDRTYDRAVGPLQFIPSTWAAWGADGNGDGREDPNNIYDAALAAGHYLCAGPRDLTRRADLDRAILGYNRSDTYLRTVLSWLEFYRKGSHPVADGEGVLPISPGPGGKTRPKAPIGGPGAPERPGKDGGGVVVGPQPTRPPSPTPTPRPTGPGTPGPSPDPTDPGPGPTGPGPGPGPDPTGPGPSPDPTDPGPTPDPTGPTTPPDPGETGPGCPGPGGSPSPSPSQSAPNEGTSGVQEEPGDPCEPGEGTAA, encoded by the coding sequence ATGAGCTTCAACCGCACGGTGCGCCGCCGGCTCGGCACCACGGCCACCGCCATCGCCGCGATGACCGCGCTCACCGCGTCCCAGGCCCCGGGGTTCGCCCTGCCCGAGACCCGGAAGGAGAAGGCGGCGGCCTCCGACGACGTGCGGTGGACCGAGGTGCCGGGCGACGACATCTACCACACCGAGTTACCGCCGCTGCGGTCCCCGAAGCCGCCCGCGCTCCTGAAGCCCGGGAAGAGGCCCGACCCCCTCGTGGCCCGTGCCTGGTCCGAGGCGGGCATCCCGGCCACCGTGCTGGCCGCATACCGGAAGGCCGAGAGCGCGGTGGGCCGCAGCGACCCGGGGTGCGGGCTGCCGTGGCAGCTGCTCGCGGCGATCGGCAAGGTCGAGTCCGGCCAGGCGTCCGGCGGGCGGGTCGACGCGCGGGGGACGACCCTCACCCCGATCCTCGGCCCCGCGCTCGACGGCAACGGCTTCGCCCTGATCCGGGACACCGACGGCGGGGCGTACGACGGCGACCGCACCTACGACCGGGCCGTCGGGCCCCTTCAGTTCATCCCGTCCACCTGGGCGGCCTGGGGTGCGGACGGCAACGGCGACGGCCGCGAGGACCCGAACAACATCTACGACGCCGCGCTCGCCGCCGGGCACTACCTCTGTGCCGGGCCGCGCGATCTGACCCGCCGCGCCGACCTGGACCGGGCGATCCTCGGCTACAACCGCTCCGACACCTATCTGCGGACGGTGCTGTCCTGGTTGGAGTTCTACCGCAAGGGCAGCCACCCGGTCGCCGACGGCGAGGGCGTCCTCCCGATCAGCCCCGGCCCCGGCGGGAAGACCCGGCCCAAGGCGCCGATCGGCGGTCCCGGCGCGCCGGAGCGCCCCGGCAAGGACGGCGGAGGCGTCGTCGTCGGCCCGCAGCCGACCAGGCCGCCGAGCCCGACCCCCACCCCCCGCCCGACGGGCCCCGGCACCCCGGGCCCCAGCCCGGACCCGACGGACCCGGGCCCCGGACCCACCGGCCCCGGCCCGGGTCCCGGCCCCGACCCGACCGGCCCGGGTCCCAGCCCCGATCCGACCGATCCGGGCCCCACCCCCGACCCGACCGGGCCCACCACACCGCCCGATCCCGGCGAGACCGGCCCGGGCTGCCCCGGCCCGGGCGGCTCCCCGTCCCCCTCCCCATCGCAATCCGCTCCGAACGAGGGCACGTCAGGCGTCCAGGAGGAACCCGGCGACCCCTGCGAGCCGGGCGAAGGGACCGCGGCCTGA
- the ppk2 gene encoding polyphosphate kinase 2, translated as MAEGPGTEPAELLKGLTVDGSRPEQPVLLDDRGRPIETWRENYPYDRRVRRREYERVKRVLQIELLKLQRWVRESGQRLVVLCEGRDAAGKGGTIQRFTERLNPRGARVVALEKPTERESGQWYFQRYVAQLPTAGEIVFFDRSWYNRAGVERVMDFCTTEQYEHFLRQAPQFERMLVEDGVLLVKFWFSVSRSEQRTRFAIRQVDPVRQWKLSPTDLASLDLWDEYTAAKVEMFRATDTEYAPWTVVKSNDKKRGRLEAMRSLLWRFDYESKDETAVGHPDPLIVGPADTLLEPGEERADLSPTPLAGRAEGPGNHPGQS; from the coding sequence ATGGCCGAAGGACCGGGCACCGAACCGGCGGAGCTGCTGAAGGGGCTGACCGTGGACGGCAGCCGCCCCGAGCAGCCCGTCCTGCTGGACGACCGGGGCCGCCCGATCGAGACGTGGCGGGAGAACTACCCGTACGACCGACGGGTGCGGCGCAGGGAGTACGAGCGGGTCAAGCGCGTCCTCCAGATCGAACTGCTCAAGCTCCAGCGCTGGGTCCGCGAGAGCGGGCAGCGTCTGGTGGTCCTGTGCGAGGGCCGTGACGCGGCGGGCAAGGGAGGGACCATCCAGCGCTTCACCGAGCGGCTGAACCCGCGTGGTGCGCGCGTGGTCGCCCTGGAGAAGCCCACCGAGCGCGAGAGCGGCCAGTGGTACTTCCAGCGCTACGTGGCCCAGCTCCCGACGGCCGGGGAGATCGTCTTCTTCGACCGCTCCTGGTACAACCGGGCCGGTGTGGAGCGGGTGATGGACTTCTGCACCACGGAGCAGTACGAGCACTTCCTGCGGCAGGCCCCGCAGTTCGAGCGGATGCTCGTCGAGGACGGTGTGCTGCTGGTGAAGTTCTGGTTCTCCGTCTCGCGCAGCGAGCAGCGGACCCGGTTCGCGATCCGGCAGGTCGATCCGGTCCGCCAGTGGAAGCTGTCGCCGACGGACCTGGCATCGCTGGACCTGTGGGACGAGTACACGGCCGCGAAGGTCGAGATGTTCCGGGCCACGGACACCGAGTACGCGCCGTGGACCGTGGTGAAGAGCAACGACAAGAAGCGCGGCCGGCTGGAGGCGATGCGCAGCCTTCTGTGGCGGTTCGACTACGAGAGCAAGGACGAAACCGCCGTCGGGCACCCGGATCCGCTGATCGTCGGGCCGGCGGACACCCTGCTGGAGCCGGGCGAGGAGCGGGCGGACCTCTCCCCCACGCCCCTGGCCGGCCGTGCGGAGGGGCCGGGCAACCATCCCGGGCAGAGCTGA
- a CDS encoding ATP-dependent DNA ligase — MDLPVMPPVKPMLATSVAKIPPGMAYEAKWDGFRAIVYRDGDEVEIGSRTGKPLTRYFPDLVDAVLDNLPPRCVIDGEIVVAHEGRLDFERLSERIHPADSRVRMLAEQTPASFIAFDVLAVDDTSLLSTPQADRREVLKAALSGASAPVLLAPSTTDIEVAREWFDRYEGAGLDGIVAKPLDLPYRPDTRAMYKIKHERTADVVVAGYREHKSGPVVGSLLLGLYDTDGALQHVGVCAAFPMKRRAELVEELSPLRCGYAEHPWGAWADAAAHEQSRLPGTQNRWTGRKDQSWVPLRPERVCEVAYDHMEGDRFRHTTQFRRWRPDRSPASCTYAQLEEVVSYDLSEVLAGG; from the coding sequence ATGGACCTGCCGGTGATGCCGCCCGTGAAGCCGATGCTCGCCACGTCGGTGGCCAAGATCCCGCCGGGCATGGCGTACGAGGCGAAGTGGGACGGCTTCCGGGCCATCGTGTACCGGGACGGCGACGAGGTCGAGATCGGCAGCCGTACGGGCAAGCCGCTGACCCGCTACTTCCCCGATCTGGTCGACGCCGTGCTGGACAACCTCCCGCCGCGCTGTGTGATCGACGGGGAGATCGTCGTCGCCCACGAGGGGCGGCTCGACTTCGAGCGGCTGAGCGAGCGCATCCATCCGGCGGACTCCCGGGTGCGGATGCTCGCCGAGCAGACCCCGGCGAGCTTCATCGCCTTCGACGTCCTCGCGGTCGACGACACCTCCCTGCTGTCCACCCCGCAGGCGGACCGGCGGGAGGTGCTGAAGGCAGCGCTCTCCGGTGCGTCCGCCCCCGTGCTCCTCGCCCCGTCCACCACGGACATCGAGGTCGCGCGGGAGTGGTTCGACCGGTACGAGGGGGCCGGGCTCGACGGAATCGTCGCCAAACCGCTCGACCTCCCCTACCGACCGGACACCCGGGCGATGTACAAGATCAAGCACGAGCGGACCGCCGACGTCGTGGTGGCGGGTTACCGCGAGCACAAGAGCGGCCCGGTCGTCGGCTCGCTCCTCCTCGGCCTGTACGACACCGACGGCGCGCTCCAGCACGTCGGGGTCTGTGCGGCCTTCCCCATGAAGCGGCGCGCCGAGCTGGTCGAGGAACTCTCCCCGCTGCGCTGCGGGTACGCCGAGCATCCATGGGGCGCCTGGGCGGACGCGGCGGCGCACGAGCAGTCCCGGCTGCCGGGAACCCAGAACCGCTGGACGGGCAGGAAGGACCAGTCCTGGGTTCCGCTGCGCCCGGAGCGGGTCTGCGAGGTGGCCTACGACCACATGGAGGGCGACCGGTTCCGGCACACCACCCAGTTCCGTCGGTGGCGGCCGGACCGGTCACCCGCGAGCTGTACGTACGCGCAGCTGGAGGAGGTCGTCTCCTACGACCTGTCCGAGGTGCTGGCGGGCGGCTGA
- the ligD gene encoding non-homologous end-joining DNA ligase, with product MGAAVELDAGGRAVRLSNPDKVYFPEKGYTKRDVAEYFLAVGPGITRALNHRPTTLQRFVDGVEGDFFYQKRAPKNLPEWIPTARIAFPSGRPADEICPTELAAVIWAANLGTLTFHPWPVRAGDTDHPDELRIDLDPQPGTDYADAVTAAHELRSVLEDHGVRGRPKTSGGRGMHVFVPIEPAWTFVEVRRAAIAAGRELERRMPERVTTAWWKEERGERIFVDFNQTARDRTIASAYSVRPFPHAPVSAPLRWDEIDDAEPRDFDIRTMPGRYAELGDVHADMDQEAFRLDGLLELADRDEKERGLGDMPYPPEYPKMPGEPKRVQPSRARHDDGELA from the coding sequence ATGGGAGCAGCGGTGGAGCTGGACGCGGGCGGACGGGCCGTGAGGCTGTCCAACCCGGACAAGGTGTACTTCCCGGAGAAGGGCTACACCAAGAGGGACGTGGCCGAGTACTTCCTGGCCGTCGGCCCGGGGATCACGCGGGCCCTGAACCACCGGCCGACCACGCTCCAGCGCTTCGTGGACGGGGTCGAGGGCGACTTCTTCTACCAGAAGCGCGCCCCGAAGAACCTCCCCGAATGGATCCCCACCGCCAGGATCGCCTTCCCCAGCGGCCGTCCCGCCGACGAGATCTGCCCGACCGAGCTCGCCGCCGTGATCTGGGCCGCCAACCTCGGCACCCTCACCTTCCACCCCTGGCCGGTGCGGGCCGGGGACACCGACCACCCGGACGAACTGCGCATCGACCTGGACCCGCAGCCCGGCACCGACTACGCCGACGCCGTCACCGCCGCCCACGAGCTGCGCTCCGTCCTGGAGGACCACGGCGTACGCGGCCGGCCCAAGACCTCCGGCGGGCGCGGGATGCATGTCTTCGTGCCCATCGAGCCCGCCTGGACCTTCGTCGAGGTGCGGCGCGCCGCCATCGCCGCCGGGCGTGAGCTGGAGCGGCGGATGCCCGAGCGGGTGACGACCGCCTGGTGGAAGGAGGAGCGCGGCGAGCGGATCTTCGTCGACTTCAACCAGACCGCCCGCGACCGCACCATCGCCTCCGCCTACTCCGTACGCCCCTTCCCGCACGCCCCGGTCTCCGCACCGCTGCGCTGGGACGAGATCGACGACGCCGAACCCCGCGACTTCGACATCCGCACGATGCCGGGCCGGTACGCCGAACTCGGCGACGTCCACGCGGACATGGACCAGGAGGCGTTCCGGCTCGACGGGCTGCTGGAGCTGGCCGACCGGGACGAGAAGGAGCGCGGGCTCGGCGACATGCCCTACCCGCCGGAGTATCCGAAGATGCCGGGCGAGCCCAAGCGCGTCCAGCCCAGCCGCGCCCGCCACGACGACGGCGAGTTGGCGTGA
- a CDS encoding ABC transporter permease — translation MSGSGGQGGSSERHGAHGRPLTLRERWEAYKNSPFLPATVLVLIVAAAAGLFAGSYTYAMANPTPHRIPAALVTQPEVASGEAFVAGMEKALDASLELHDYPDVADARRALDEQKVFTIVRASGQGVALDVAGASGASVAELIGKAGIEVGDATGVEVTVRDVKPLQRGDPRGLALFYISLAAVIMGFLGAIQLSVHAHGLNPAERIAFTVAYALLGGFAIAAAVDWWLGAVDLPFVQSWLILAFTMFTSGMVFTMFNTLMGRWAMIPTWGVMVLLGNPSSGGAVSWPLLPSALGHIGRWLPPGASVNAQHTAVYYQGHQFVFPYLVLAAWALVSCTVFWVWRHRHPGGRARTPEHAAAAT, via the coding sequence GTGAGCGGGAGCGGCGGGCAGGGCGGGAGCAGTGAGAGGCACGGCGCGCACGGGCGGCCGCTCACCCTCCGTGAGCGCTGGGAGGCGTACAAGAACAGCCCGTTCCTCCCCGCGACCGTCCTCGTCCTGATCGTCGCCGCCGCGGCCGGTCTCTTCGCCGGCTCCTACACGTACGCGATGGCGAACCCCACCCCGCACCGGATCCCTGCGGCCCTGGTCACCCAGCCGGAGGTGGCGAGCGGCGAGGCGTTCGTCGCCGGGATGGAGAAGGCCCTCGACGCCTCGCTCGAACTCCACGACTACCCGGACGTCGCCGACGCCCGCCGCGCCCTGGACGAACAGAAGGTCTTCACCATCGTCCGCGCGTCGGGCCAGGGGGTGGCGCTCGACGTGGCCGGAGCCTCGGGCGCCTCCGTGGCCGAGCTGATCGGCAAGGCGGGGATCGAGGTGGGGGACGCCACCGGGGTCGAGGTCACCGTCCGGGACGTCAAACCGCTCCAGCGGGGCGACCCGCGCGGGCTCGCCCTGTTCTACATCTCGCTGGCCGCCGTCATCATGGGCTTCCTCGGCGCGATCCAGCTCAGCGTGCACGCCCACGGGCTCAACCCGGCCGAGCGCATCGCCTTCACCGTCGCCTACGCCCTGCTCGGCGGCTTCGCCATCGCGGCGGCCGTGGACTGGTGGCTCGGGGCGGTGGACCTGCCGTTCGTCCAGTCCTGGCTGATCCTGGCGTTCACCATGTTCACCTCCGGCATGGTCTTCACCATGTTCAACACCCTGATGGGCCGCTGGGCGATGATCCCCACCTGGGGCGTCATGGTGCTGCTCGGCAACCCCTCGTCCGGCGGAGCGGTCTCCTGGCCGCTGCTGCCCTCCGCGCTCGGCCACATCGGCCGCTGGCTGCCGCCGGGGGCCTCGGTCAACGCCCAGCACACCGCCGTCTACTACCAGGGCCACCAGTTCGTCTTCCCGTATCTGGTCCTCGCCGCCTGGGCGCTGGTCTCCTGCACGGTCTTCTGGGTCTGGCGGCACCGACACCCAGGAGGCCGCGCCCGCACGCCGGAGCATGCGGCCGCGGCCACCTGA
- a CDS encoding OmpL47-type beta-barrel domain-containing protein: protein MRHHPYLARRRHRPRSFWVALLASLLMVLGLTSTAAYGKGGNGPGASAADQVLTWTAGDPIDRYLSAPKTAVAGKATIVFENSTATGNTTSMPHTLTFSVSDPEFNNDVQLNILANPGDSEGGKHSVEVTLSPGRYFYHCTIPGHGMMQGILTVAEGGGEDTEAPTTSAKVDGDQNGDGAYIGQASVTVEATDAGSGVDTVEYALGADGEWQPYTAPVVVNEVGDHTVRYRATDKAGNAAEEKSVDFAVAAPPTDDETPPETSATVSGEKDDAGAYLGMATVTVTASDTGSGVNTIEYALGANGEWQPYTAPVMVHELGEHTVRYRATDRSGNVADEKSVGFTVVEPPSQDQTAPETSVKVEGDKNSDGAFITSAKATVSATDDDSGVDKVEYSLDGGPYLAYTTPVIVDRVGRHTIAHRATDKAGNTSEAKKASFTIAQGGGVPAPNCAEFDERHTVFVGTIDTGVPNRITRNRCTINELIEDEKDWSSHALFLKHVTAVLDKLKADGVIDQRERKAINQAAKQSGIGKPGQSEGYTKLFDGTAASLAKWEHVGGGKFELNEEEGSITSSTTVDGMGMLWLPNRAYGDYSLKLQWRDDAPGSGNANGGVFVRFPKVHDHPEESRPEWVAIKYGHEIQVNDRPDGDMYKTGSVYGFDRVGLGGAAVTPKGTWNDYEIKVVDQHYEIYRNGVLINEFDNTGGQLFEPPRGDDPGTDGRRFASGYIGLQVHGVTDVISYRDIRIKEL, encoded by the coding sequence GTGAGACACCATCCCTACCTCGCACGCAGGCGGCATCGGCCGCGGAGCTTCTGGGTGGCCCTGCTGGCCTCCCTGCTGATGGTCCTCGGGCTGACCTCGACGGCCGCGTACGGCAAGGGCGGCAACGGTCCCGGGGCGAGCGCCGCCGACCAGGTGCTGACCTGGACCGCGGGCGACCCGATCGACCGCTATCTGTCCGCGCCGAAGACGGCGGTGGCCGGCAAGGCGACGATCGTCTTCGAGAACAGCACGGCGACCGGCAACACGACGAGCATGCCGCACACGCTGACGTTCAGCGTGTCGGACCCGGAGTTCAACAACGACGTCCAGCTGAACATCCTGGCCAACCCGGGCGACTCCGAGGGCGGCAAGCACAGCGTGGAGGTGACGCTGTCGCCCGGCCGGTACTTCTACCACTGCACGATCCCCGGCCACGGCATGATGCAGGGCATCCTGACCGTCGCCGAGGGCGGCGGCGAGGACACCGAGGCGCCCACGACCTCGGCGAAGGTCGACGGCGACCAGAACGGCGACGGTGCGTACATCGGCCAGGCGTCCGTGACGGTCGAGGCCACCGACGCGGGCTCCGGCGTCGACACCGTCGAGTACGCGCTCGGGGCGGACGGCGAGTGGCAGCCCTACACCGCGCCCGTCGTGGTGAACGAGGTCGGCGACCACACGGTCCGCTACCGGGCCACCGACAAGGCCGGCAACGCGGCCGAGGAGAAGTCCGTGGACTTCGCGGTGGCGGCCCCGCCGACCGACGACGAGACGCCACCGGAGACCTCGGCGACCGTCTCGGGCGAGAAGGACGACGCGGGCGCGTACCTGGGCATGGCCACGGTCACCGTGACCGCGTCCGACACCGGGTCCGGCGTCAACACCATCGAGTACGCGCTCGGGGCGAACGGCGAGTGGCAGCCCTACACCGCGCCGGTGATGGTCCACGAGCTGGGCGAGCACACCGTCCGCTACCGGGCCACCGACCGGTCGGGCAACGTCGCGGACGAGAAGTCCGTCGGCTTCACCGTGGTCGAGCCGCCGTCGCAGGACCAGACGGCTCCGGAGACCTCGGTGAAGGTCGAGGGCGACAAGAACAGCGACGGCGCGTTCATCACCAGCGCCAAGGCGACCGTCTCCGCGACCGACGACGACTCGGGCGTGGACAAGGTCGAGTACAGCCTCGACGGCGGACCGTACCTCGCGTACACCACCCCGGTGATCGTCGACCGGGTGGGCCGCCACACGATCGCCCACCGGGCGACGGACAAGGCGGGCAACACCTCCGAGGCGAAGAAGGCGTCGTTCACCATCGCCCAGGGCGGCGGCGTTCCCGCGCCGAACTGCGCGGAGTTCGACGAGCGGCACACCGTCTTCGTCGGCACGATCGACACGGGCGTCCCGAACCGGATCACCCGTAACCGCTGCACGATCAACGAGCTGATCGAGGACGAGAAGGACTGGTCCTCCCACGCCCTGTTCCTCAAGCACGTGACGGCGGTCCTCGACAAGCTCAAGGCCGACGGTGTCATCGACCAGCGCGAGCGCAAGGCGATCAACCAGGCCGCCAAGCAGTCGGGCATCGGCAAGCCGGGCCAGTCCGAGGGCTACACCAAGCTCTTCGACGGCACGGCGGCCTCGCTCGCCAAGTGGGAGCACGTGGGCGGCGGCAAGTTCGAGCTGAACGAGGAGGAGGGCTCCATCACCAGCTCCACCACGGTGGACGGGATGGGCATGCTGTGGCTGCCGAACCGGGCCTACGGCGACTACTCGCTCAAGCTCCAGTGGCGCGACGACGCCCCGGGCTCGGGCAACGCCAACGGCGGAGTCTTCGTCCGCTTCCCGAAGGTCCACGACCACCCGGAGGAGTCGCGTCCGGAGTGGGTCGCCATCAAGTACGGCCATGAGATCCAGGTCAACGACCGGCCCGACGGCGACATGTACAAGACAGGTTCGGTGTACGGCTTCGACCGGGTGGGTCTCGGCGGCGCCGCGGTCACGCCCAAGGGCACCTGGAACGACTACGAGATCAAGGTCGTCGACCAGCACTACGAGATCTACCGCAACGGTGTCCTGATCAACGAGTTCGACAACACCGGCGGTCAGCTCTTCGAGCCGCCGCGGGGCGACGACCCGGGCACCGACGGCCGGCGGTTCGCCTCCGGTTACATCGGGCTCCAGGTCCACGGCGTCACCGACGTCATCTCGTACCGCGACATCCGCATCAAGGAGCTGTAA
- a CDS encoding ThuA domain-containing protein: MQRASHHRSRSRRGLAAAVAAGALTVSMLGSGGPASADPSPDRALVEKMATTLSLPSPPGAKSQVKVLVFHASAGDEAPYTDAGIAAIEKIGLTGPEAQRFTTVATADPKVFTNGKRLGSFHAVVFLTGGGDVLDPEQEAGLEAYMEAGGGFLGIHDAARTEPYSDWFTGLVGARPAANSPAAVQRATVEIGDRVHPATRNLPLEWKRPDKWLNWTKNPSGDVHTVARVRELTYKPGASANGWDHPVSWCRDYDGGRSFYTAMGGTADSFAETDFRDHLRGALSWTNRTSQADCKATITSNYTAERVTQPNQPGQNDQIGEPHGMVTAPDGRVFYIGRGGADSSQPVVIDWNDPDIGKGKGEVHVYDPKTKKVTLAGALSVFGNKGGGDELVKNEEGLLGIELDPDFASNGWVYLHYTPHAKIDRDKRMATRQVSRFTFDSATNKLHLASEKVLLGWPVQINSCCHAGGGMAWDSKDNLYIATGDNNSSGFSDGYSGNNPQPNYKGVSFADARRTAGNTNNLNGKILRIHPEDDGTYTLPSGNLFTGKEPDEGGGKTRGEIYVMGVRNPARISIDPSTDTLYAGWVGPDAGSPSTTWGPAKYDTFAAITKAGNHGWPYCMGNNQPYRDRNLPDPTKPLGWYDCNAPKNESPNNDGLVKLPPVTPNTIWYSPQGGGVDYPRDANGVPSYKPEEGKQLLPWLKGGGQATMNGPVYRYDAQSESTAKWPAYWDGKWFVGDFYDATQPRHAVLTDPKTVGKGGLPTHAESLKKIIPVGADGIRNLMDWKFAPDGSLYVLDYGRGFFTSDSKSALWRVSYKGGGATPAAADLVGKAAAK, encoded by the coding sequence ATGCAGCGCGCATCACATCACCGGTCCAGATCACGACGCGGCCTCGCGGCGGCCGTGGCGGCCGGCGCACTGACCGTGTCCATGCTGGGCAGCGGAGGCCCGGCCAGCGCGGACCCGTCGCCGGACCGCGCCCTGGTCGAGAAGATGGCGACAACGTTGTCCCTGCCGTCTCCGCCGGGCGCGAAGAGCCAGGTGAAGGTGCTGGTGTTCCACGCCTCGGCGGGTGACGAGGCCCCGTACACCGACGCCGGGATCGCGGCGATCGAGAAGATCGGGCTCACCGGTCCGGAGGCCCAGCGGTTCACCACCGTGGCCACCGCCGATCCGAAGGTCTTCACCAACGGCAAGCGGCTCGGCTCCTTCCACGCCGTCGTCTTCCTGACCGGCGGGGGCGACGTCCTCGACCCGGAGCAGGAGGCGGGCCTGGAGGCGTACATGGAGGCGGGCGGCGGCTTCCTCGGCATCCATGACGCGGCGCGCACCGAGCCGTACTCCGACTGGTTCACGGGTCTGGTCGGAGCCCGCCCGGCGGCGAACAGCCCGGCGGCCGTACAGCGGGCGACCGTCGAGATCGGGGACCGGGTCCATCCCGCCACCAGGAACCTGCCGTTGGAGTGGAAGCGCCCCGACAAGTGGCTGAACTGGACGAAGAACCCGTCCGGTGACGTGCACACCGTGGCGCGCGTACGGGAGCTGACGTACAAGCCGGGCGCGAGCGCCAACGGCTGGGACCACCCGGTCTCCTGGTGCCGCGACTACGACGGCGGCCGGTCCTTCTACACGGCGATGGGCGGTACGGCGGACAGCTTCGCGGAGACCGACTTCCGCGACCATCTGCGCGGCGCGCTCTCCTGGACGAACCGGACCTCGCAGGCCGACTGCAAGGCGACGATCACCTCGAACTACACCGCCGAGCGGGTCACCCAGCCCAACCAGCCGGGCCAGAACGACCAGATCGGCGAGCCGCACGGCATGGTGACCGCGCCGGACGGGCGGGTCTTCTACATCGGGCGCGGTGGGGCCGACAGCTCCCAGCCGGTCGTCATCGACTGGAACGACCCGGACATCGGCAAGGGCAAGGGCGAGGTCCACGTCTACGACCCGAAGACCAAGAAGGTCACCCTGGCCGGTGCGCTGTCCGTCTTCGGCAACAAGGGCGGGGGCGACGAACTGGTCAAGAACGAGGAGGGGTTGCTGGGCATCGAGCTGGACCCCGACTTCGCGTCCAACGGCTGGGTCTACCTGCACTACACGCCGCACGCGAAGATCGACCGCGACAAGCGGATGGCGACCCGACAGGTATCCCGCTTCACCTTCGACTCCGCGACCAACAAGCTGCACCTGGCGTCGGAGAAGGTGCTGCTCGGCTGGCCGGTGCAGATCAACAGCTGCTGCCACGCGGGCGGCGGCATGGCGTGGGACTCGAAGGACAACCTGTACATCGCGACCGGCGACAACAACTCCTCCGGTTTCAGCGACGGTTACTCCGGAAACAACCCCCAGCCGAACTACAAGGGCGTCTCCTTCGCCGACGCCCGGCGCACCGCGGGCAACACGAACAACCTCAACGGGAAGATCCTGCGGATCCACCCCGAGGACGACGGCACGTACACCCTGCCGTCCGGCAACCTCTTCACCGGCAAGGAGCCGGACGAGGGCGGCGGCAAGACGCGCGGCGAGATCTATGTGATGGGCGTGCGCAACCCGGCCCGCATCTCGATCGACCCGTCGACGGACACGCTGTACGCGGGCTGGGTCGGCCCCGACGCGGGCTCGCCGTCCACCACCTGGGGCCCGGCGAAGTACGACACGTTCGCCGCGATCACCAAGGCGGGCAACCACGGCTGGCCGTACTGCATGGGCAACAACCAGCCCTACCGCGACCGCAATCTGCCGGACCCGACGAAGCCGCTGGGCTGGTACGACTGCAACGCGCCGAAGAACGAGTCGCCCAACAACGACGGCCTGGTCAAGCTGCCGCCGGTGACCCCGAACACCATCTGGTACTCCCCGCAGGGCGGCGGGGTCGACTACCCGCGCGACGCCAACGGCGTACCGAGCTACAAGCCGGAGGAGGGCAAGCAGCTGCTGCCCTGGCTCAAGGGCGGCGGCCAGGCCACGATGAACGGCCCGGTCTACCGGTACGACGCCCAGAGCGAGTCGACCGCCAAGTGGCCGGCCTACTGGGACGGCAAGTGGTTCGTCGGTGACTTCTACGACGCCACGCAGCCGCGGCACGCCGTGCTCACCGACCCGAAGACGGTCGGCAAGGGCGGACTGCCCACGCATGCCGAGTCGTTGAAGAAGATCATCCCGGTCGGAGCGGACGGCATCCGCAATCTGATGGACTGGAAGTTCGCGCCGGACGGTTCGCTGTACGTCCTGGACTACGGGCGCGGCTTCTTCACCTCCGACTCCAAGTCCGCGCTGTGGCGCGTGTCGTACAAGGGCGGCGGCGCGACGCCGGCCGCCGCGGATCTCGTCGGAAAGGCGGCGGCGAAGTGA